The genomic region gtgtgtgtgtgtgtgtgtgtgtgtgtatgtgtgtgtgtgtgtgtgtgtgtgtgtgtgtgtgtgcgtgtgtgtgtgtgtgtgtgtgtgtgtgtgtgtgtgtgtgtgtgtgtgtttgtgtgtgtttgtatatataatatgtatatatatatatatatattacatacatcatatatatatatatatatatatatatatatatatatatatgcatatataaacatatattagtgATGAAAACTTGAGTAAAACACGTCAAATATTATTCAGTCGTATTTAGACCATTTTACAGTCTTTGGCCTGCTTGAAAATACTAAAACAGATGGTCCAAGGCAGTGATTCCCAAACTTTTCCAGGCTGGCGCCCCCGTGGCTTCCAGGTGGATtcctagtgccccccccccccccctccctgcttaTACACCACTGAAtacactttcttccttttttattttagtatGTATGAAAGCAACAATACTAAACACAAAAATGTATTAAACAAATTAAAACTAATTTAGTAAACCAATTTATTCAGCAGTATTAGCTGTGTTAACAATATTGAAGGGTTAATCAACATCTCACCAGtaaccaaaaaaaacacacattgtcTTCAcagatattattaatggtatggaTATGTTTGGTGCATGTTTGTCATGTATCAACTGCTCCTAATGCtatcctgtccccccccccccccccccataccgtCCCCTTTTGCCTCACCGGTCCCCCTCTTCCCTGATTTTTCTACCGTCACCAGGGGCTCGGCACAGCACACGTTGGAAACCAGTGGTCTAAGCTTTTACAATGACTCGGCTATTTTTAAGCGTAGATTGGAGGTTTTCTCTTTCCCAATAAGATACTCACCTTATTATTTCTTCCTAATATCTATAGTTACATTTTAAGTGTGCTTTACGTCTAATGATGTACAAATGCCAAATTTACAAAACTAAAtcttagatatgtgtgtgtgtgtgtgtgtgtgtgtgtgtgtgtgtgtgtgtgtgtttgtgtatgtgtgtgtgtgtgtgtgtgtgtgagagagagagagagagagagagagagagagagagagagagagagagagagagagagagagagagagagagagagagagagagagcgtgtcctATAGTCTCCTCTACCCAAAACGTGCAGCCGCTAAGTACTTCTAATTTGACAATAAGTTTTaagtcttccctcccctccccaacagcTTGAACCTCCAAATAGCTCATGTCATCGCCATTTCTAcaggctcctctctctcccctccataaCAGCTAGATCATCCATATACCTCATGTCATCGTCATATCTAGTTTCCTCCCACTCCACTTCAGTAAACTTCAGCCTCCAAATACCTCATGTCTTAGCCATTTCTAcatactcctttccctccccaataACTTGAACCTCCAAATACCTCATTCCATCGTCGTTTCTACATTCTCGTCCCTCCCCAACCCAACAGGTGTAGCCGCGAGATCGAGGAACGAGACAAGGTCGAGGTCAGCGAACACCTGGGCAGCAGCTGGAAGAGTCTGGGCAGGGTCATGGGCTTCTCGGCGGGTCAGCTGGAGAACATGATAGCTGATCACACGCGTAATGTCGACCGAGTGTACGAGATGATGAGTCGTTGGCATGACAGAGAGGCTGAAGATGCTACTGTGGCCAGACTCACTCAGATGATCATTAAGGTTAAGGCTTATCATGTGCTGAAGAAACTTACACCCTGAAGGCACATAGGTAAGGAAATTGTAAGGTTACGTtaatttgttttgtatattttaactgcttatgtattttcttctttttcttcttcgaaaTGATACACTTCTAACtgtaaggagagatagaagagggaataGCACAGGAAAAGAAATGGTCTGGATTACGTTGTTTTATGACTTGCCGGGTTTTGTAATGTGTCAAATATTTCTTAATTTGTCAGTAAAAGTATTTTCATCTATTGGTTGTCTCATTCTATATCCTTTAAGGTATAACCAGTGATTACCGTTGTGCAAAGTAGATTGAAAAGAAAGATTACCAACTAATGGTTATAGATcaaatttacacgcacacacatgcatgcatgcatatgggCATACCCCAGTTTTCTTCCATAGCAAAAATCTTGGCTAAgcctactgacacacacacgtacgggcgcatacatacgtatatatatatatatatatatatatatatatatatatatatacacatactcatacattacTTCTGTTTATGAGTATAAACAACATCAGGTAGAAGGGTTCTGGTCTTAGGGAGTATGGAGcgacctcttagccactattgctcccagatcCATTTCGAGTCGGAGTAGAATAGCCGTCGGGGTTCAATACacgggataaatagaaagaagggtAGAGGGCCTTGGCTGGAAACCCTTGCAGAGACAGTCTgtataaaaacactgtcagggaaggcaacaagAAACCACACTAACTgatattttccttgtatttatggccgacatctcaggaaatggacgTCAGTCCCGTGGGAAAGACTGGGCGTGTTAAGTGAAttaagagagaataataatatatatgtatacatatttacgtatgtatatacacatacatacatacatacatacatacatttatatatacatatatataatatatatatatatatatatatatatatatatatatatatatttatgtattgtgtgtgtaggaacatatatgcacacacacacacacacacacacacacacacacacacacacacacacacacacacacacacacacacacatgtgtgtgtatttatatatatatatatgtgtgtgtatctatgtatattatatataaatatatatgtacacacacgccacacgctcataatatatctatgtatatatacacacacacatacatacatacatacatatatgtatacatacatatacataaatatgtgtgtgtgtgcgtgtgcgtgcgtgtgcgtgtgtgtgtgtgtgtgtgtgtgtgtgtgtgtgtgtgtgtgtgtgtgtgtgtgtgtgtgtgtgtgtgtgtgtgtgtgtgtgtgtgtgtgtgtgtgtgtgagaaagagagagagagagagagagagagagagagagagagagagagagagagagagagagagagagagagagagagagagagagagagagagggagggagaatgagagagagggagagagagagataggaagagagagagagagagagagagagagagagagagagagagagagagagagagagagagagagagagagagagaagagagagaggagagagagagagagagagagagagggagagagagagagatagggagagagagagatagagagagagagagagagagagagaaagagagagagagagagagagagagagagagagagagagagagagagagagagagagagagagagagagagagagagagagatagggagatatatatatatatatagagagagagagagagagagagagagagagagagagagagagagagagagagagagagagagagagagagagagagagagagagagagagagagagagagagagagagagagaaagagagagagagagagaatttatatatatagataagtccCCCTTAAAGTAGATACCGTTTTCTGTTACCATAG from Penaeus chinensis breed Huanghai No. 1 chromosome 39, ASM1920278v2, whole genome shotgun sequence harbors:
- the LOC125046701 gene encoding receptor-interacting serine/threonine-protein kinase 1-like yields the protein MDNIKTDSAPLGSVPSDFQQGNPSRPQRQIYNITGGSAVHIGPVIHNIHGCNPRSQHKPQDMPLKKDVEELLKCSREIEERDKVEVSEHLGSSWKSLGRVMGFSAGQLENMIADHTRNVDRVYEMMSRWHDREAEDATVARLTQMIIKVKAYHVLKKLTP